Proteins found in one Triticum urartu cultivar G1812 chromosome 4, Tu2.1, whole genome shotgun sequence genomic segment:
- the LOC125551858 gene encoding aquaporin SIP2-1: MAPAPAPASSGRIRPWLVVGDLVLAVLWVCAGALVKLAVYNVLGLGGRPEGEAAKVSLSVVYMFLFAWLESATGGASYNPLTAISGALASRGGIALYLFTVFVRVPAQVIGAVIGVMLMRFTFPKVGKGAALSIGVHHGALTEGLATLMVVMVSLTLKKKEQGFFVKTWIASIWKMTIHILSSDMTGGIMNPASAFAWAYARGDHTSFDHLLVYWLAPLQATLVAVWVVTFLTKPKKTKEQEADKNKNKKE, from the exons ATGGCTCCGGCTCCGGCTCCGGCGTCCAGCGGCCGCATCCGGCCGTGGCTGGTGGTTGGCGACCTGGTCCTGGCGGTGCTGTGGGTGTGCGCGGGCGCGCTGGTGAAGCTGGCCGTGTACAACGTGCTCGGACTTGGGGGCCGCCCGGAGGGGGAAGCCGCCAAGGTCTCGCTCTCTGTCGTCTACATGTTCCTCTTCGCCTGGCTTGAATCCGCCACCGGCGGCGCCTCCTACAACCCGCTCACCGCCATCTCCGGCGCCCTGGCCTCCCGCGGTGGCATCGCCCTCTACCTCTTCACCGTCTTCGTACGGGTCCCTGCGCAG GTGATTGGGGCGGTTATTGGAGTGATGCTCATGCGATTCACATTCCCTAAAGTAGGTAAAGGAGCTGCGTTAAGCATCGGTGTTCATCATGGGGCTTTAACTGAAGGACTGGCAACCTTAATGGTTGTTATGGTGTCATTGACACTTAAAAAGAAAGAGCAAGGGTTCTTTGTGAAGACATGGATTGCCAGCATTTGGAAAATGACGATTCATATCCTTAGCTCAGATATGACTGGAGGAATTATGAACCCTGCATCT GCTTTTGCTTGGGCCTATGCTCGTGGAGATCACACATCATTTGACCACCTATTGGTATATTGGCTTGCACCTCTCCAAGCAACCCTTGTAGCAGTATGGGTGGTTACCTTCTTAACTAAACCCAAGAAGACCAAGGAGCAAGAAGCGGATAaaaacaagaacaagaaggaatAG
- the LOC125551857 gene encoding alpha-L-arabinofuranosidase 1-like produces the protein MAVPRRSLDGRLFWVLGLVCAMYQIFFVRSAAGQTAQLSVNASPQNTQMIPENMFGIFFEEINHAGAGGLWAELVNNRGFEAGGPNTPSNIDPWLIIGDELNIIVATDRSSCFATNPIALRMEVLCESSGNDVCPPGGVGIYNPGFWGMNIEEAKVYKVSMYIRSSDSMDLTVSLTSSDGLQNLAAYTITADKEDFKEWAKVEFDLQSSERNSNSRLQLTTRTSGIVWFDQVSLMPSDTYMGHGYRKDLASMLANLKPKFLKFPGGNYVMGNYLLNAFRWSETVGPWEERPGHFNDVWGYWTDDGLGFFEFLQLAEDLGACPVWVVNDGASRNEQVPSATIAAFVKDVVDGIEFARGDPGTSWGSVRAAMGHPEPFQLNYISMGNQECSMHYYKENYRKFYSAIKASYPDIKIISSCDRSTISPVEPADLYDVHVYTSSGDMFSKSSMFDSTPRGGPKAIVSEYAVTGNDAGRGTLVAALAEAAFLIGLERNSDAVEMASCAPLFVNDNDRRWSPDAIVFNSWQHYGCPNYWMLHFFKESSGAALHPSTIQVSNYNQLVASAITWQNSKDGNTYLKIKVLNFGNKAVDLSISITGLENEIQTFGSIKTVLTSGSLRDENSFQQPDKVVPVESPISNAREEMSLVLDPYSLTSFDLLLDPSNSTMMHSVPESSLHSSM, from the exons ATGGCCGTCCCAAGAAGGTCTTTGGATGGCAGGTTGTTCTGGGTGCTGGGTCTTGTTTGTGCCATGTATCAGATATTTTTTGTTCGGTCAGCAGCGGGTCAAACAGCACAGTTGAGTGTGAATGCTTCACCTCAGAATACTCAGATGATTCCTGAGAATATGTTTGGCATCTTTTTCGAG GAGATTAACCATGCCGGGGCTGGTGGGTTGTGGGCCGAACTTGTAAATAATAGAG GTTTTGAAGCTGGTGGTCCTAATACTCCTTCAAACATTGACCCATGGTTGATAATTGGAGATGAATTGAACATTATTGTTGCAACCGACCGCTCATCCTGTTTTGCAACTAATCCAATCGCACTTCGGATGGAAGTACTTTGTGAATCTAGTGGAAATGATGTCTGCCCACCAGGAGGTGTCGGTATTTATAATCCTGGCTTCTGGGGCATG AATATTGAGGAAGCGAAGGTTTATAAAGTCAGCATGTACATCAGGTCATCAGACTCCATGGATCTAACAGTTTCCTTGACAAGTTCAGATGGTCTTCAGAATCTAGCTGCTTATACCATCAC GGCTGATAAGGAAGATTTTAAAGAGTGGGCGAAGGTTGAGTTTGATCTGCAATCAAGTGAAAGAAATTCTAACTCAAGGCTTCAGCTTACAACCAGAACAAGTGGCATTGTTTGGTTTGATCAAGTATCACTTATGCCATCTGATACTTACATG GGGCATGGTTATCGTAAAGATCTTGCGTCTATGCTGGCAAATCTAAAGCCTAAATTTTTGAAATTCCCAG GTGGAAACTATGTCATGGGAAACTACCTGTTAAATGCATTTCGCTGGAGTGAAACCGTTGGACCCTGGGAGGAGAGACCTGGTCATTTTAATGATGTTTGGGGCTACTGGACTGATGATGGACTTGGATTCTTTGAGTTCCTTCAA TTAGCAGAAGACCTTGGTGCTTGCCCAGTTTGGGTGGTCAATGATG GGGCTAGCCGAAATGAACAAGTGCCATCTGCCACAATAGCTGCTTTTGTAAAG GATGTTGTTGACGGTATTGAGTTTGCGAGGGGAGACCCTGGGACTTCATGGGGTTCAGTTCGTGCAGCAATGGGACACCCAGAGCCCTTTCAGCTTAATTATATTTCTATGGGAAATCAGGAATGCTCAATGCACTACTATAAAG AGAATTACCGCAAGTTCTATTCTGCAATAAAAGCATCCTACCCAGATATCAAAATCATATCCAGCTGTGATAGATCTACCATTTCACCGGTCGAACCTGCTGATCTGTATGATGTTCAT GTCTATACCTCATCTGGTGATATGTTTTCCAAATCTAGCATGTTTGACAGCACACCCCGAGGCGGACCGAAG GCAATTGTTAGTGAATATGCTGTGACTGGAAATGATGCTGGCCGAGGAACACTAGTAGCTGCTTTAGCTGAAGCTGCATTTCTTATTGGATTAGAAAGAAACAG CGACGCTGTTGAAATGGCAAGTTGTGCTCCACTCTTCGTAAATGACAATGATCGCAG GTGGAGTCCAGATGCCATAGTCTTCAACTCATGGCAGCACTATGGATGTCCAAACTACTGGATGTTACACTTCTTCAAGGAGTCAAGTGGTGCAGCACTTCATCCATCTACCATTCAAGTATCGAACTATAATCAACTGGTCGCATCGGCTATCACTTGGCAGAATTctaaagatggcaatacttacCTAAAAATAAAG GTTCTCAATTTCGGCAACAAGGCTGTAGATCTTAGTATCTCCATAACTGGGCTGGAGAATGAGATTCAGACATTTGGATCCATAAAGACGGTACTTACATCTGGTTCTCTACGGGATGAGAACTCCTTCCAGCAACCAGACAAG GTGGTGCCGGTGGAAAGTCCGATAAGCAATGCGAGGGAGGAGATGAGTCTTGTACTGGATCCGTACTCCCTCACCTCGTTTGATCTCCTCTTGGACCCGAGCAATAGCACGATGATGCATTCAGTCCCGGAGTCAAGCTTGCATTCAAGTATGTGA